One genomic segment of Mycolicibacterium chubuense NBB4 includes these proteins:
- a CDS encoding ATP-binding protein has protein sequence MAQWVPPPLPAELLARRRGPFVGRAAELSAFEHAWEQVDEGRRHMVFIGGEPGAGKSRLVAEIAGTLADHGVAVLVGSSTADAGVPYEPFAEALDRLLSAGPAGCLAEPLADAGPQLERLSALVHRHLPGAESTDDAGTVRRVLFDALTGFLRRLAAHRPIALILEDLHWAQLPTLAMLEHVLATCADIRLLIVATFRTTAPDRSDELVSRVAEMHRFDGVRRLDLEGLDTEAITEFVSRTQQLPPPTARTAAALLRDRTGGNPFFLTELCHHLGTRGGLAALSAHQTVPASIGDAITRRLTGLGAGVQAIIEQAAVLGETFDLPALIAGSDTDVAATLAAVDSAEAVGLIRAVQDSDGEFAFVHALTREAVVARMAPSRLRIMHARAAEALEGRADPAVIPRLANHYLLAHVLGFHEQALRYARKAAAMAERSLAYEDAATWYGRAASLPELDMVDRARLNLSAAGNHVRAGDFARARSMYESISAIDDPLVRLEAAVGYEDANWRPGLADSKAADLLASALESCGLDVDDPRYVRALGSFGRALAFAGETARARDISNLAIDHARRIDDRAVIVHALETSLWHGLTPDMCEHQLERSTELSRMALSRRDYEALGSASHFRALASYQAGRAEELAASAADMQRAGRASGQPFFNFVGACAAGGMAYLRGDFDGAERWAEIALRTGGLLGGDTTEGSYGVQMFMIRRETGALKRFSGFVDGSETFADRWVPGLLALYTEIGCERGMTRALNQLLSRDLGSRTEAAQWPMELVFMTEAALALGEREAAAVLRPFVARYEGKNIMSGQFVAIFGSADRYLARIADLAGDHDAAEAHFAVALEMDRRMNSTVHVAETLARQALFEDSRGHGADARRLADEARAIAAPIGQTRVLDLLDSMSRSGPDGLTDREIDVLRLLAEGLSNRAIGERLYISTNTAANHVRSILLKTGAANRTQAAMYAADHELLA, from the coding sequence ATGGCGCAGTGGGTGCCACCGCCGCTTCCGGCCGAACTTCTCGCGCGCCGGCGCGGGCCGTTCGTGGGCCGCGCCGCGGAATTGTCCGCGTTCGAACACGCCTGGGAGCAGGTGGACGAGGGACGCCGCCACATGGTGTTCATCGGCGGCGAACCCGGCGCGGGCAAGTCCCGGTTGGTGGCCGAGATCGCAGGTACCCTCGCCGACCACGGGGTCGCGGTCCTGGTGGGCAGTTCGACCGCCGACGCCGGAGTTCCGTACGAGCCGTTCGCCGAAGCCCTTGACCGGTTGTTGTCGGCAGGGCCGGCCGGATGCCTGGCAGAGCCGCTCGCCGACGCCGGACCGCAGTTGGAACGGTTGTCCGCTCTCGTCCACCGACACCTGCCGGGCGCGGAATCGACCGACGACGCGGGCACCGTGCGCCGCGTGCTGTTCGACGCGCTCACCGGCTTCCTCCGGCGGTTGGCGGCCCATCGGCCGATCGCGCTGATCCTCGAGGACCTTCACTGGGCGCAACTCCCCACCCTGGCGATGCTCGAGCACGTGCTGGCCACCTGCGCCGACATCCGGCTGCTGATCGTGGCGACCTTCCGCACGACGGCCCCGGATCGGTCCGACGAGTTGGTCAGCCGGGTCGCCGAGATGCATCGCTTCGACGGCGTTCGCCGTCTGGACCTGGAGGGGTTGGACACCGAGGCGATCACCGAGTTCGTCAGCCGCACACAGCAACTGCCGCCGCCGACGGCGCGTACCGCCGCCGCCCTGCTGCGGGACCGAACCGGCGGCAACCCCTTCTTCCTCACCGAGCTCTGCCATCACCTGGGAACCCGCGGCGGTCTCGCCGCGCTGAGCGCGCACCAGACCGTTCCGGCGTCGATCGGCGACGCGATCACCCGCCGGCTGACCGGGCTCGGCGCCGGCGTGCAGGCCATCATCGAGCAGGCCGCCGTTCTCGGGGAGACGTTCGACCTGCCAGCCCTGATCGCCGGCAGCGACACCGATGTCGCGGCGACGTTGGCCGCGGTCGATTCCGCCGAAGCCGTCGGCCTGATCCGGGCGGTGCAGGACTCCGACGGCGAGTTCGCGTTCGTCCATGCGCTGACCCGCGAAGCCGTCGTCGCCCGGATGGCACCGTCGCGTCTGCGGATCATGCACGCGCGCGCCGCCGAGGCGCTCGAGGGCCGTGCTGATCCGGCCGTCATCCCCCGGCTGGCCAACCACTACCTGCTGGCGCATGTGCTCGGCTTTCACGAGCAGGCGTTGCGTTATGCGCGAAAGGCCGCCGCGATGGCGGAACGGAGCCTGGCCTACGAGGACGCGGCGACGTGGTACGGACGTGCGGCGTCGCTTCCCGAGCTGGACATGGTGGATCGGGCGCGGCTGAACCTCAGCGCGGCAGGCAATCATGTCCGTGCGGGTGACTTCGCCCGTGCCCGCAGCATGTACGAGAGCATCAGCGCGATCGACGATCCGCTCGTCCGGCTGGAGGCGGCCGTCGGATACGAAGACGCGAACTGGCGTCCGGGGCTGGCGGATTCGAAGGCCGCGGATCTTCTCGCGTCGGCGTTGGAGTCGTGTGGCCTCGACGTCGACGACCCGCGCTACGTGCGGGCCCTCGGCAGTTTCGGGCGGGCGCTGGCTTTCGCCGGCGAGACGGCACGCGCCCGTGACATCAGCAATCTCGCGATCGACCACGCGCGACGGATCGACGACCGTGCGGTGATCGTGCACGCCCTCGAAACCAGTCTCTGGCACGGCCTGACCCCGGACATGTGCGAGCACCAGCTGGAGCGCTCGACCGAGCTGTCCCGAATGGCGTTGTCCCGCCGCGACTACGAGGCGCTCGGGTCCGCCTCGCATTTCCGCGCCCTGGCCAGTTATCAGGCCGGCCGTGCCGAGGAGCTCGCCGCGTCCGCGGCCGACATGCAGCGCGCGGGGCGGGCGTCCGGGCAGCCGTTCTTCAACTTCGTCGGCGCCTGCGCCGCGGGCGGCATGGCGTACCTTCGCGGTGACTTCGACGGGGCTGAGCGCTGGGCCGAGATCGCTTTGCGCACAGGTGGGCTGCTCGGCGGGGACACCACCGAGGGCTCCTACGGAGTGCAGATGTTCATGATCCGTCGCGAGACCGGCGCCCTCAAGCGGTTCAGCGGATTCGTCGACGGCAGCGAGACATTCGCCGACCGGTGGGTGCCCGGATTGCTCGCCCTGTACACCGAAATCGGTTGCGAGCGCGGCATGACCCGCGCGCTCAACCAATTGCTGAGCCGCGATCTCGGCAGCCGCACCGAGGCGGCGCAGTGGCCGATGGAGCTGGTCTTCATGACCGAAGCGGCGTTGGCGCTCGGTGAGCGCGAGGCGGCCGCGGTGCTCCGTCCGTTCGTCGCCCGCTACGAAGGCAAGAACATCATGTCCGGCCAGTTCGTGGCGATCTTCGGCAGCGCCGACCGGTACCTGGCCAGGATCGCGGACCTGGCCGGTGACCACGACGCGGCCGAGGCACATTTCGCGGTGGCCCTCGAGATGGATCGTCGGATGAACTCGACGGTCCACGTCGCCGAGACGCTGGCCCGTCAGGCGTTGTTCGAAGACTCGCGGGGTCATGGTGCCGACGCCCGGCGGCTGGCCGACGAAGCCCGTGCGATCGCCGCCCCCATCGGCCAGACCCGCGTTCTGGACCTACTGGACTCGATGAGCCGGAGCGGTCCGGACGGTCTGACGGACCGGGAGATCGACGTGCTGCGGTTGCTGGCCGAGGGCCTGAGCAACCGGGCCATCGGAGAGCGCCTCTACATCAGCACGAACACCGCGGCCAACCACGTACGCAGCATTCTCCTCAAAACCGGCGCCGCCAACCGGACGCAGGCAGCCATGTACGCCGCGGACCACGAATTGCTCGCCTAG
- a CDS encoding DUF4242 domain-containing protein, giving the protein MPIFMVERNYAEELEPNLDAADGINRINDQEGVRWLYSFLSADRRKTYCLYEAPSPEAIRTAAIRAGLPADVVVEVTDRLTPDGAVARI; this is encoded by the coding sequence GTGCCGATATTCATGGTCGAACGAAACTACGCCGAGGAACTCGAACCGAATCTGGACGCCGCCGACGGAATCAACCGGATCAATGATCAGGAAGGCGTCCGCTGGTTGTACTCGTTCCTGTCTGCGGACAGACGCAAGACGTACTGCCTCTACGAGGCGCCGTCGCCGGAGGCGATCAGAACCGCAGCCATACGAGCCGGTCTGCCCGCCGACGTCGTCGTCGAGGTGACGGATCGGCTGACCCCGGACGGAGCGGTCGCCCGGATCTGA